From the Actinomycetota bacterium genome, one window contains:
- a CDS encoding aminotransferase class III-fold pyridoxal phosphate-dependent enzyme, producing the protein MTIIDRAHLAELLIRERQTYRTNNPKSLSLYEQADNLFGSVPMTWMNKWSGGFPLYLERAHGNRVTDVDGHTYIDFALGDTGAMAGHSPQASISAITERIINAGGITTMLPTADAQWVGAELTKRFGLPLWSFTLTATDANRWAIRLARLATGKSKILVFSYCYHGSVDETFAVPDETGKAVSRPGNVAPPIPLHHTTRVVEFNDLAAVERELAHGDVAAILTEPALTNIGIVLPRPGFLPGLRELATKYQALLMIDETHTFSAGPGGMTARDNLQPDIFIIGKSIGAGIPSGAYGITNEVAQAIAAHAEADLIDVGGVGGTLAGNALSLAAMRATLGEVLTDAAFAHMIELGTRYTNQVQEILTKYEVDWSIAQIGARAEYRFVSPAPTSGTDSANASDDALDEFMHLYMCNRGVLMTPFHNMALMCPATTVEDVDKHQQLFESAIQELTQIS; encoded by the coding sequence ATGACAATCATTGATCGAGCACATCTTGCCGAGCTGTTAATTCGGGAGCGCCAAACCTACCGCACGAATAACCCAAAATCGTTGTCGTTATACGAGCAGGCGGACAACCTATTTGGTTCAGTGCCAATGACTTGGATGAATAAATGGTCAGGTGGCTTCCCACTGTACTTAGAGCGAGCACATGGTAATCGTGTTACAGACGTTGATGGCCACACCTACATCGACTTTGCGCTTGGCGATACTGGTGCGATGGCCGGGCACAGCCCACAGGCGAGCATTTCGGCAATAACTGAGCGCATTATTAATGCTGGTGGGATAACAACGATGCTTCCTACCGCAGATGCGCAGTGGGTTGGCGCCGAACTGACTAAGCGCTTCGGCTTACCACTGTGGTCGTTCACTCTAACTGCTACGGATGCAAATCGCTGGGCGATCCGCTTGGCCAGACTGGCAACCGGCAAGTCAAAGATTTTAGTTTTCTCATACTGCTATCACGGATCAGTAGATGAAACTTTTGCCGTGCCGGATGAAACTGGCAAGGCCGTTTCCCGGCCAGGCAATGTTGCCCCACCTATTCCGTTACACCACACCACTCGAGTTGTTGAGTTCAACGACTTAGCAGCCGTAGAGCGCGAGCTTGCCCATGGCGATGTCGCTGCAATTTTGACCGAGCCCGCTTTAACCAACATCGGTATCGTTCTTCCAAGGCCCGGATTTTTGCCAGGATTACGCGAACTAGCAACAAAATATCAAGCTCTATTAATGATTGATGAAACACATACATTTTCCGCTGGTCCGGGTGGCATGACCGCACGCGATAACCTCCAGCCCGACATCTTCATAATTGGAAAATCCATCGGCGCTGGCATTCCATCTGGCGCATATGGAATTACAAATGAAGTTGCTCAGGCAATTGCTGCACACGCTGAAGCTGACTTAATTGATGTTGGTGGAGTAGGTGGAACATTGGCTGGTAACGCGCTGTCACTGGCTGCGATGCGGGCAACACTCGGCGAAGTGCTCACTGATGCGGCTTTTGCTCACATGATCGAATTAGGAACTAGGTACACAAACCAGGTGCAGGAAATCTTGACCAAGTACGAGGTAGATTGGTCCATCGCACAAATAGGTGCTCGGGCTGAATATCGTTTTGTGTCACCAGCGCCAACTAGTGGCACCGATTCAGCAAATGCCAGTGACGATGCACTTGATGAATTTATGCACCTGTACATGTGTAATCGTGGCGTACTTATGACCCCATTTCATAACA
- the dnaB gene encoding replicative DNA helicase: MSVAEIPRGYPADQLLTPPQDLVAEQSVLGAMLLSKDAIADVIEHLHENDFYKPAHSTIFAAILDIYGRGEPADAITVSNYLTKAGTLSNIGGVSYLHTLVSGVPTAANAGYYARIVTERAVLRRLVEVGARITQMGYSADGEIDALVDRAQSEVFDVTKQRRSEDYQPLSVIIPKTLEEIEAIEGHGGQLLGVPTGFSGLDNITHGLHGGQLIIVAARPGMGKSTLALDLARSASIKNNMTSAIFSLEMSRNEIAMRLLSAEATVNLSAMRGGNLVEADWDRVAKRMGGISEAPLFIDDSPNMTMMEIRAKARRLKQRHDLRLIIIDYIQLMSSGRRVESRQVEVSEFSRSLKLLAKELDVPVVALSQLNRGPEQRQDKKPMLSDLRESGSLEQDADMVILLHREGFYEPDSQRRGESDFILAKHRNGPTGIVTVAWQGHYSRFAEMAASS, translated from the coding sequence ATGAGCGTGGCAGAAATCCCAAGGGGATATCCAGCAGATCAACTTTTAACTCCGCCCCAAGATTTAGTTGCAGAACAATCTGTTTTGGGCGCGATGCTTCTGAGCAAGGACGCGATTGCTGACGTAATCGAACACCTTCACGAAAATGATTTTTACAAGCCAGCTCACTCCACAATCTTTGCGGCGATTCTAGATATCTATGGCCGAGGTGAGCCAGCTGACGCAATCACAGTTTCAAACTACTTAACTAAAGCTGGCACATTAAGCAACATCGGCGGTGTAAGTTACCTGCACACCCTTGTCTCTGGTGTACCAACCGCAGCTAATGCTGGTTACTACGCCCGCATCGTAACTGAACGCGCAGTACTACGCCGCCTTGTTGAAGTAGGTGCCCGCATCACTCAGATGGGTTACTCAGCCGATGGTGAAATTGATGCCTTAGTTGATCGTGCGCAATCCGAAGTCTTTGATGTAACTAAGCAACGCCGGTCAGAAGATTACCAACCGCTGTCCGTCATCATCCCAAAAACACTCGAGGAAATTGAAGCTATTGAGGGTCATGGCGGCCAGCTACTGGGCGTGCCCACTGGCTTTTCAGGACTGGACAACATCACACACGGACTACATGGCGGTCAGCTGATAATTGTTGCCGCCCGACCAGGTATGGGTAAGTCCACTTTGGCACTTGACCTTGCCCGCAGTGCAAGCATCAAAAATAATATGACCTCCGCAATTTTCTCACTTGAAATGAGCCGTAATGAAATTGCGATGCGTCTACTCTCTGCCGAAGCAACAGTAAATCTAAGCGCAATGCGTGGAGGCAATCTAGTCGAGGCCGACTGGGATCGGGTGGCTAAACGCATGGGTGGTATTTCAGAAGCGCCATTATTTATTGACGACTCACCAAACATGACCATGATGGAAATTAGGGCTAAGGCTCGTCGGTTGAAACAGCGTCACGACTTACGATTAATCATCATTGACTACATCCAGCTGATGAGTTCTGGCCGCCGAGTAGAAAGTCGTCAAGTAGAAGTTAGTGAATTTTCACGCTCGCTGAAATTGCTCGCCAAAGAGCTTGATGTGCCGGTCGTTGCGCTTAGCCAGTTGAACCGAGGTCCGGAACAACGTCAAGACAAGAAGCCGATGCTCTCTGATCTGCGCGAATCTGGATCCCTGGAACAGGACGCTGATATGGTGATCTTGTTGCACCGTGAAGGGTTCTACGAGCCGGACTCGCAACGCCGAGGCGAGTCAGACTTTATTTTGGCTAAGCACCGCAACGGACCAACAGGAATTGTTACTGTAGCTTGGCAGGGTCATTACAGTCGTTTTGCCGAGATGGCAGCGTCCTCTTAG
- a CDS encoding MFS transporter — protein MFEVLRETPALTRRLLFGNFLSSLGSGLTLPLLIVYLNQIRGFSLITAALVISWMSIFGLVATGPVGWAIDRFGPKPVMITGLTIQTVATASWSFVHSPSQAYLIAALTALGQSGLWPAQNTIVARMVPPEKRQNIFGISFMFLNLGLGIGGLASALIVDLNDPGSFVRLYLIDACSYLLYLAVIASIPNFKFNSEHESSQGSYRDLLKDRKLIYYFFTTLLMLTCGYGSMMDAGIAPLLTVFAGQSAKTLGPIWAINTFVIVIGQLYFIKLLQGRSRSRLLQVISLLWATSWIALGVGLKLPGLLPAVLAGLAMAIFAVGEMVWSPVGPAIPNDLAPEHLRGRYNAVSSLNWSLSGAIGPAIGGFMLHRNWPYQWIALLILGCGISALMAEKLRKQLTPTQDGLT, from the coding sequence ATGTTTGAGGTTCTTCGCGAGACCCCAGCACTTACTCGCCGTTTGCTTTTCGGAAACTTCCTAAGTTCTCTTGGAAGTGGCCTGACTCTGCCACTGTTGATTGTTTACTTAAACCAAATTCGTGGCTTCTCGTTAATAACTGCTGCATTAGTAATTTCTTGGATGTCGATCTTTGGCCTGGTGGCGACTGGACCAGTTGGGTGGGCAATTGACCGTTTTGGTCCAAAACCGGTGATGATTACTGGACTAACCATCCAGACTGTGGCAACTGCCAGCTGGTCTTTCGTTCACTCACCTTCGCAGGCGTATCTAATCGCTGCACTAACCGCACTTGGGCAGTCAGGACTTTGGCCCGCACAAAATACCATCGTTGCCCGAATGGTGCCACCAGAAAAGCGCCAAAACATTTTCGGCATCTCATTCATGTTTTTGAATCTTGGACTTGGCATTGGCGGTCTAGCAAGTGCACTCATCGTTGACTTGAATGACCCAGGAAGTTTTGTCCGGTTGTACCTGATAGACGCCTGTTCGTATTTGCTCTACCTTGCCGTCATCGCATCAATTCCTAATTTCAAATTCAATTCTGAGCATGAAAGTAGTCAAGGGAGTTATCGAGACCTATTGAAGGATCGCAAACTCATTTACTATTTCTTCACAACATTACTAATGTTGACTTGCGGTTATGGGTCGATGATGGATGCGGGTATTGCTCCACTGCTTACCGTTTTTGCAGGACAATCGGCAAAGACGCTAGGACCTATATGGGCAATCAATACTTTTGTGATCGTGATAGGTCAGCTTTACTTCATAAAACTTTTACAGGGACGTTCACGCTCTCGACTCCTGCAAGTCATTTCCTTGCTATGGGCAACATCTTGGATAGCTCTGGGAGTTGGGCTGAAGTTGCCCGGGTTATTACCGGCCGTTCTTGCTGGACTAGCAATGGCGATTTTTGCAGTTGGAGAAATGGTTTGGTCTCCAGTTGGGCCCGCTATCCCGAATGATTTAGCGCCAGAGCATCTACGGGGCCGGTACAACGCCGTGAGTTCGCTGAACTGGTCTCTTTCAGGTGCCATTGGCCCAGCAATCGGCGGGTTCATGCTGCATCGCAATTGGCCCTACCAATGGATAGCTCTACTAATTTTAGGTTGTGGAATTTCGGCTCTTATGGCTGAAAAACTGCGAAAGCAACTGACGCCGACCCAAGATGGCTTAACCTAA
- a CDS encoding DUF3566 domain-containing protein, which translates to MTTGSEEADFAPSTRKVRITRLDPWSVAKSSFILGVAIAGIIIVATIVLWLLLSAAGVFEAITGLFRSVSGNEDSAGVNFLSLGRLVGLSMVISAIEIVLLSVLSTIFAALYNLSVGFTGGIEVDVADEQSN; encoded by the coding sequence ATGACAACAGGTTCCGAAGAAGCAGATTTTGCCCCGAGCACTCGCAAAGTTCGGATTACTCGACTTGATCCTTGGTCAGTTGCCAAGTCCTCGTTTATCTTGGGCGTAGCAATCGCTGGCATCATCATCGTTGCGACCATTGTGCTTTGGCTGCTTCTGTCCGCCGCCGGAGTTTTTGAGGCGATAACGGGACTATTTAGATCCGTTTCAGGAAATGAAGATTCAGCTGGCGTGAACTTCCTGTCCTTGGGGCGACTAGTCGGACTTTCCATGGTGATTTCTGCTATTGAAATTGTGCTACTTAGCGTTCTATCTACAATTTTCGCTGCCCTCTACAACCTCAGCGTAGGGTTCACTGGTGGAATTGAAGTGGATGTCGCAGATGAGCAGTCAAACTAG
- the gyrA gene encoding DNA gyrase subunit A gives MTEISETNDQIEIVDLHVEMQRSYLDYAMSVIVSRALPDVRDGLKPVHRRVIYAMYDGGYRPDRAFNKSARVVGEVMGQYHPHGDSAIYDTLVRLTQSWSLRYPLAQGQGNFGSPGNDSPAAARYTEARLAPIAMEMVRDIDQDTVDFTPNYDGKNLEPTVLPSRFPNLLVNGSSGIAVGMATNIPPHNLREVAAGVQWALENPEASREELLEALMERISGPDFPTGALIVGRRGIQDAQRTGRGSITMRAVTEITEDKRGRTVIVVTELPYQVNPDNLISRIAELHDQGKISGIADIIDETSSRTGMRIVIVLKRDAVAKVVLNNLFKHTQLQDNFGANMLALVDGVPRTLTVDAFVTNWIAHQIEVIQRRTAYRLRIAQERVHILIGLLKAISRIDEVIALIRGSASAAVAQQGLQDLLEIDEVQAQAILDMQLRKLAALEASELQNQHDKLMAEIADYQDILGSIIRQRTIVSEELAEIVAKFGDERRSQIVADENEVTNEDLIVNEPVVVTITADGYVKRTKAALYRAQRRGGRGVKGAALKQDDVVAHFFVTTTHNWILFFTNRGRVFRVKAYELTEAGRDARGQHVANLLQLAPDEEIAQVLDLKSYEQAPYLVLATRGGIVKKTKLTEYDSPRSTGLIAINLKDEDTLVSAQLVSAQDHVILVSKLGYSVRFHASDEILRPMGRSATGVIGIRFKSEDDFLLSLEVANAEDFLVTVTDGGWAKRTELSEWRSMGRGNQGVRAMRLVERRGGLAGALVCKGDDELFAIASNGIVIRTRVDEIRAAGRDTMGVSLMRVADEDQVVAVARSSAETLARLEELNLDEPTDVEVLDAQEVTEETSESE, from the coding sequence ATGACTGAAATTTCAGAAACCAACGACCAGATTGAAATAGTCGACCTGCATGTAGAAATGCAGCGGTCCTATCTTGACTATGCGATGAGTGTTATCGTCTCACGCGCGCTACCGGATGTTCGCGATGGGTTAAAGCCAGTACATCGTCGAGTTATTTATGCAATGTATGACGGCGGATACCGACCAGACCGAGCATTTAATAAGAGCGCTCGTGTAGTTGGTGAAGTGATGGGCCAGTATCACCCGCATGGTGACAGTGCCATCTACGATACTTTGGTTCGTCTAACCCAAAGTTGGTCGCTTCGTTATCCACTTGCGCAAGGTCAGGGAAACTTTGGCTCGCCAGGAAACGACTCGCCAGCTGCTGCTCGTTACACTGAGGCCCGCTTGGCGCCAATTGCGATGGAGATGGTACGCGACATCGATCAAGACACCGTCGACTTCACTCCAAACTATGATGGCAAAAATCTTGAACCGACTGTACTGCCCTCTCGCTTCCCAAACCTGTTGGTTAACGGATCTTCGGGTATTGCCGTGGGAATGGCAACCAACATCCCACCGCATAATTTGCGCGAGGTAGCCGCTGGCGTGCAGTGGGCTTTAGAAAATCCCGAGGCAAGTCGCGAAGAGTTACTCGAAGCACTCATGGAGCGAATTAGCGGACCAGATTTTCCAACCGGCGCATTAATTGTTGGCAGACGAGGGATACAAGATGCCCAGCGCACTGGTCGTGGGTCCATCACCATGCGCGCTGTCACAGAGATCACCGAGGATAAACGCGGGCGCACTGTCATAGTTGTCACCGAATTGCCCTACCAGGTAAATCCGGACAACTTAATTTCACGCATTGCTGAACTGCACGATCAAGGAAAGATTTCTGGCATCGCAGACATCATCGATGAAACAAGTTCGCGCACTGGAATGCGCATCGTCATTGTTCTCAAGCGCGATGCAGTCGCAAAAGTTGTTTTAAACAACCTGTTCAAACACACTCAACTACAGGACAATTTCGGCGCAAACATGCTGGCGCTTGTTGATGGCGTGCCGCGCACACTCACTGTCGATGCGTTTGTCACGAACTGGATTGCGCATCAGATTGAAGTTATCCAGCGACGCACTGCCTACCGACTTCGCATTGCGCAGGAGCGCGTCCACATCTTGATTGGCTTACTCAAAGCTATATCCCGAATCGATGAAGTGATTGCATTAATCCGTGGTTCAGCATCGGCAGCCGTTGCTCAACAAGGCCTACAAGATCTACTTGAGATTGACGAAGTTCAGGCACAAGCAATTTTGGATATGCAACTACGTAAGCTTGCAGCACTAGAAGCAAGCGAACTGCAGAACCAGCATGACAAGTTGATGGCTGAAATTGCCGACTATCAAGACATCTTGGGTAGCATTATCCGCCAGCGCACGATTGTCAGTGAAGAGTTAGCCGAAATAGTGGCGAAGTTTGGTGATGAGCGCCGCTCGCAGATTGTTGCGGACGAAAATGAAGTAACTAACGAAGATCTGATTGTAAATGAGCCAGTCGTCGTCACTATTACCGCAGACGGTTATGTAAAGCGAACTAAGGCGGCACTCTATCGGGCACAGCGCCGTGGGGGTCGAGGCGTGAAGGGAGCGGCTCTTAAGCAAGACGATGTGGTTGCCCATTTCTTTGTCACCACGACACATAACTGGATTTTGTTCTTCACTAACCGGGGTCGAGTTTTCCGGGTTAAAGCTTATGAATTGACCGAAGCTGGTCGCGATGCTCGTGGCCAGCATGTAGCCAACCTCTTACAGTTAGCACCAGATGAAGAGATCGCCCAGGTATTAGATCTGAAGAGTTACGAACAAGCTCCGTATTTGGTCTTGGCAACTCGTGGTGGAATTGTGAAGAAGACAAAACTAACCGAATACGATTCACCGCGTAGTACTGGATTGATTGCGATCAACCTAAAAGACGAGGACACACTCGTTAGTGCTCAGTTGGTAAGCGCGCAGGATCATGTCATTTTAGTTTCCAAACTTGGTTACTCGGTCCGCTTCCATGCATCTGACGAAATTTTGCGTCCGATGGGTCGTAGTGCAACTGGTGTAATAGGAATTCGGTTCAAGTCTGAAGACGACTTCCTGTTGTCTCTCGAAGTTGCGAATGCTGAAGACTTCCTCGTTACTGTCACTGATGGAGGTTGGGCAAAGCGCACCGAGTTGTCTGAGTGGCGCTCTATGGGACGCGGAAATCAAGGCGTTCGGGCAATGCGTTTAGTCGAACGCAGGGGCGGGCTCGCTGGCGCACTTGTTTGTAAAGGCGATGATGAATTATTTGCGATTGCTTCAAATGGCATTGTGATTCGCACTCGTGTTGATGAAATTCGCGCAGCTGGTCGCGACACCATGGGCGTTTCGTTGATGAGAGTCGCCGATGAGGACCAGGTAGTCGCAGTTGCTAGGTCATCAGCAGAGACATTGGCACGACTAGAGGAATTAAATCTTGACGAACCAACCGATGTTGAAGTTTTGGATGCCCAAGAGGTAACTGAAGAAACATCTGAGTCGGAGTAA